From a region of the Pseudomonas fulva 12-X genome:
- a CDS encoding YfhL family 4Fe-4S dicluster ferredoxin — protein sequence MSLIITDDCINCDVCEPECPNAAISQGEEIYVIDPNLCTECVGHYDEPQCQQVCPVDCIPLDENNVESKEQLMAKYKALTGKA from the coding sequence ATGTCCCTGATCATTACCGACGATTGCATCAACTGCGACGTCTGCGAACCTGAGTGCCCGAACGCGGCGATTTCCCAGGGCGAGGAGATCTACGTGATCGACCCCAACCTGTGCACCGAATGCGTCGGTCACTACGACGAGCCGCAGTGCCAGCAGGTCTGCCCGGTGGACTGCATCCCGCTCGACGAGAACAACGTCGAGAGCAAGGAGCAGTTGATGGCCAAGTACAAAGCCCTTACTGGCAAGGCCTGA